Proteins encoded by one window of Aphis gossypii isolate Hap1 chromosome X, ASM2018417v2, whole genome shotgun sequence:
- the LOC126551759 gene encoding uncharacterized protein LOC126551759, which translates to MESITAFYILLAVTSSWAAVNYDADVKLSVCPPLGLGVNFEVTTIQTRSRMYGCANLEKDAVVSTTPLLNLWLERPVETSVHGHCNDKTKMDHFIFECMSKYEHREGEKVVGKKGWNYIKLADRKPNLNNKNETIRSLFYRCAVYDVHDSAVEGIKIIRMTISEGRTQDKIEIDQCESLSKTMGHDRLPFLPEGTRRWPNGSIYIYMLGRSYFNQANSK; encoded by the exons ATGGAGTCTATAACGGCATTCTACATTTTACTTGCCGTCACATCATCCTGGGCTGCAG TGAACTATGATGCTGACGTTAAGCTATCAGTATGTCCTCCACTTGGACTTGGAGTCAACTTTGAGGTTACAACGATACAAACAAGGTCGCGAATGTATGGTTGCGCCAACTTGGAAAAAGATGCGGTAGTAAGCACAACTCCACTATTGAATTTGTGGCTTGAACGTCCCGTGGAAACCAGCGTACATGGGCATTGTAATGACAAGACTA agATGGACCACTTCATATTTGAGTGCATGTCAAAATACGAACACAGGGAAGGTGAAAAGGTTGTTGGAAAGAAAGGttggaattatataaaactagcAGACCGTAAGCCaaacttgaataataaaaatgaaaccaTCAGATCTCTGTTCTACCGATGTGCC GTGTATGATGTGCATGACTCCGCTGTTGAggggataaaaataattcgaatGACAATAAGCGAGGGAAGAACACAGGATAAGATAGAGATTGACCAGTGTGAAAGTCTGTCGAAAACTATGGGACACGATAGATTACCATTCCTTCCCGAGGGAACACGACGATGGCCTAATggatcaatatatatatatatgttgggAAGATCTTACTTCAATCAAGCCAACTCAAAGTAA